The following are from one region of the Streptomyces tuirus genome:
- a CDS encoding nucleotide pyrophosphatase/phosphodiesterase family protein, producing MSTGPLEQPGPAATTRPTPLLVLDVVGLTPRLLDHMPHLKALGQSGSRAPLGTVLPAVTCAAQSTFLTGTMPSEHGIVGNGWYFRELGDVLLWRQHNGLVAGDKIWDAARRAHPGYTVANICWWYAMGADTDITVTPRPVYYADGRKEPDCYTRPAALHDELTDKLGTFPLFHFWGPGADLVSSRWIIDATRHIIRTRHPDLTLCYLPHLDYDLQRFGPDDPRSLKAAADLDAAMAPLLDDARAEGRTVVALSEYGITRVNRHVDINRALRRAGLLEVHTQDGMEYLDPMASRAFAVADHQIAHVYVRRPEDLDATRAALDGLPGIAQLLDDEGKKTHHLDHPRAGELVAVAEPDAWFTYYYWLDDDRAPDFAQLVEIHRKPGYDPVELFMDPLDPYVKVKAATALARKKLGMRYRMAVVPLDPSPIRGSHGRLPQSDDDGPLLICSTPHAVGDRVAATDVKSLLLRLAGLA from the coding sequence GTGAGCACCGGCCCCCTGGAGCAGCCCGGCCCGGCCGCGACGACCCGCCCCACCCCGCTCCTCGTCCTCGACGTCGTAGGCCTCACCCCCCGTCTCCTCGACCACATGCCCCACCTCAAGGCGCTCGGCCAGTCCGGCTCCCGCGCCCCGCTCGGCACCGTCCTGCCCGCCGTCACCTGCGCCGCCCAGTCCACGTTCCTCACCGGCACCATGCCCTCGGAGCACGGAATCGTCGGCAACGGCTGGTACTTCCGCGAACTCGGCGACGTCCTGCTGTGGCGCCAGCACAACGGGCTCGTGGCCGGCGACAAGATCTGGGACGCCGCCCGCCGCGCCCACCCCGGCTACACCGTCGCGAACATCTGCTGGTGGTACGCCATGGGCGCCGACACCGACATCACCGTCACCCCCCGTCCGGTCTACTACGCCGACGGCCGCAAGGAGCCCGACTGCTACACCCGGCCGGCCGCACTGCACGACGAACTCACCGACAAACTCGGCACGTTCCCCCTGTTCCACTTCTGGGGTCCCGGAGCCGACCTCGTCTCCAGCCGGTGGATCATCGACGCGACCCGCCACATCATCCGCACCCGGCACCCCGACCTGACGCTGTGCTACCTCCCTCATCTCGACTACGACCTGCAGCGCTTCGGCCCCGACGACCCGCGCTCCCTGAAGGCGGCCGCCGATCTGGACGCCGCCATGGCCCCGCTGCTGGACGACGCCCGCGCCGAGGGCCGTACCGTCGTCGCCCTGTCCGAGTACGGCATCACCCGCGTCAACCGGCACGTCGACATCAACCGCGCCCTGCGCCGCGCCGGTCTGCTGGAGGTGCACACGCAGGACGGCATGGAGTACCTCGACCCGATGGCGTCCCGTGCCTTCGCGGTCGCCGACCACCAGATCGCCCATGTCTACGTGCGCCGCCCCGAAGACCTCGACGCCACCCGGGCCGCACTCGACGGCCTGCCCGGCATCGCCCAACTCCTGGACGACGAGGGCAAGAAGACCCACCACCTCGACCATCCGCGCGCGGGCGAGCTCGTCGCCGTGGCGGAACCCGACGCCTGGTTCACGTACTACTACTGGCTCGACGACGACCGCGCGCCCGACTTCGCGCAGCTGGTCGAGATCCACCGCAAACCCGGCTACGACCCGGTCGAACTCTTCATGGATCCCCTCGACCCGTACGTCAAGGTCAAGGCGGCCACCGCACTGGCGCGCAAGAAGCTCGGCATGCGCTACCGCATGGCGGTCGTGCCCCTGGACCCCTCACCTATTCGCGGCAGCCACGGCCGCCTTCCGCAGAGCGACGACGACGGTCCGCTCCTCATCTGCTCCACCCCCCATGCTGTCGGCGACCGCGTCGCGGCCACCGATGTGAAGTCACTGCTGCTCCGACTCGCCGGTCTGGCCTGA
- a CDS encoding sugar phosphate isomerase/epimerase family protein: protein MSRFSQPDPELGHRLSRRGMLGVAAGATAAALLGAAAPANAATGTTTAAGNATPTTASGAKGRGRPVLPPGRLGIQLYSLRDKVSTLGFGPVFAELERYGYDEVEFAGYTQGSAGPITLAQLKRLARNHGLNPIGSHVGYYSNDPNAYTFAQNLTKVLDDAQALGLKHIGTASGPFRYGSTVDAWKRAAEDFNTYGAAARARGMKFYQHNHSEEFSFATDNPKVRLYDILLKETDPDLVHLEMDIYWAYVGQFRFSKRPDGTPAPFEPLNYVLRQPDRYPLFHVKDGESDPSNPYGYNMTDVGDGDIDYQRFISAVTRLRGHRLSHHWQAEHDNPAESLTFARRSSAHLHSLREKC from the coding sequence ATGAGCCGCTTCTCCCAGCCCGACCCCGAACTCGGCCACCGCCTCAGCAGACGAGGCATGCTCGGCGTGGCCGCCGGCGCCACCGCCGCCGCCCTGCTCGGTGCCGCCGCCCCGGCGAACGCCGCCACCGGCACCACCACCGCCGCAGGCAACGCCACGCCCACCACCGCGTCCGGAGCCAAGGGCCGCGGCCGCCCCGTCCTGCCGCCCGGCCGCCTCGGCATCCAGCTCTACAGCCTGCGCGACAAGGTCTCCACGCTCGGCTTCGGCCCCGTCTTCGCCGAACTGGAGCGGTACGGCTACGACGAGGTCGAGTTCGCCGGATACACCCAGGGCTCCGCCGGCCCCATCACGCTCGCCCAGCTCAAGCGGCTGGCCCGCAACCACGGCCTGAACCCGATCGGCAGCCACGTCGGCTACTACTCGAACGACCCGAACGCCTACACCTTCGCCCAGAACCTCACCAAGGTCCTCGACGACGCCCAGGCCCTCGGTCTCAAGCACATCGGCACGGCCTCCGGCCCGTTCCGCTACGGCTCGACCGTCGACGCCTGGAAGCGCGCCGCCGAGGACTTCAACACCTACGGCGCGGCGGCGCGGGCCCGCGGCATGAAGTTCTACCAGCACAACCACTCGGAGGAGTTCTCCTTCGCCACCGACAATCCCAAGGTCCGCCTCTACGACATCCTGCTCAAGGAGACCGACCCCGACCTGGTCCACCTGGAGATGGACATCTACTGGGCGTACGTCGGCCAGTTCCGCTTCTCCAAGCGGCCCGACGGCACGCCCGCGCCGTTCGAGCCGCTGAACTACGTCCTGCGGCAGCCGGACCGCTATCCGCTCTTCCACGTGAAGGACGGCGAGAGCGACCCGTCGAACCCGTACGGCTACAACATGACCGACGTCGGCGACGGCGACATCGACTACCAGCGGTTCATCTCCGCCGTGACCCGGCTGCGGGGCCACCGCCTGTCCCACCACTGGCAGGCCGAGCACGACAACCCGGCCGAGTCCCTGACGTTCGCCCGCCGCTCCAGCGCGCACCTGCACTCCCTGAGGGAGAAGTGCTGA
- a CDS encoding OFA family MFS transporter → MTTTDLPTTVPYREVTDANGRVYRLGETDIDIMGRKRKWMVILPWIGMMGISSAEYAFASAEDTLHTAHSWNSMHIFWMMTVWVFFQAAIAFPAGKLRESGRLPARWAMMLGATGTLMGYLSLAFAPHVVFAYIGFSMFSGMGAGMVYATCVNMVGKWYPERKGGKTGFVNGGFAYGSVPFVFLFNGYMDLTNFRWVLVSVGVLLAGMVAFSGYFFKDPPKNWWPSTIDPLNPPDDPRAARSLRMNPPAVRQYSPKEAWKTGRVALMWFCLACTSGVNIFGIAFQVDIGEEAGFAGGIVATAMSLKAVVNGTGRGVIGWLSDLYGRKRCLLVVCLILGLAQYGILWSAESKHLTLFLVFSAISGFGGGAIFPMFAALTADYFGENNNASNYGMVYSAKLVSGLGAGMGAVVVGAWGHSGAFILAGSISLFAGCVALFLTPPGRDKETRRISPNPQPLGEDTA, encoded by the coding sequence ATGACAACGACCGATCTGCCCACAACGGTTCCCTACCGGGAGGTCACCGACGCGAACGGTCGCGTCTACCGCCTCGGTGAGACCGACATCGACATCATGGGGCGCAAGCGCAAGTGGATGGTGATCCTTCCCTGGATCGGCATGATGGGCATCTCCTCCGCCGAGTACGCGTTCGCGTCCGCCGAGGACACCCTGCACACGGCGCACAGCTGGAACAGCATGCACATCTTCTGGATGATGACCGTCTGGGTCTTCTTCCAGGCCGCTATCGCCTTCCCCGCGGGCAAGCTGCGTGAGAGCGGGAGACTGCCGGCCCGCTGGGCCATGATGCTGGGCGCGACGGGCACTTTGATGGGCTACCTGTCCCTCGCCTTCGCACCGCATGTGGTCTTCGCCTACATAGGCTTCAGCATGTTCAGCGGCATGGGCGCGGGCATGGTCTACGCGACCTGCGTCAACATGGTCGGCAAGTGGTATCCGGAGCGCAAGGGCGGCAAGACCGGTTTCGTCAACGGCGGTTTCGCCTACGGCTCGGTGCCCTTCGTCTTCCTGTTCAACGGCTACATGGACCTGACCAACTTCCGCTGGGTGCTGGTCTCGGTGGGTGTGCTCCTGGCCGGGATGGTCGCGTTCTCCGGCTACTTCTTCAAGGACCCGCCGAAGAACTGGTGGCCCTCGACGATCGACCCGCTGAACCCGCCGGACGACCCGCGTGCGGCGCGTTCGCTGCGGATGAACCCGCCGGCGGTGCGCCAGTACTCCCCCAAGGAGGCGTGGAAGACCGGCCGGGTCGCCCTGATGTGGTTCTGCCTGGCCTGCACGTCCGGCGTGAACATCTTCGGTATCGCCTTCCAGGTGGACATCGGCGAGGAGGCCGGATTCGCCGGCGGGATCGTGGCCACGGCCATGTCCCTGAAGGCGGTCGTCAACGGCACCGGCCGCGGTGTCATCGGCTGGCTCTCCGACCTGTACGGCCGCAAGCGGTGCCTGCTCGTGGTCTGTCTCATCCTGGGCCTCGCCCAGTACGGCATCCTCTGGTCGGCCGAGAGCAAACACCTCACGCTGTTCCTGGTGTTCTCCGCGATCTCCGGCTTCGGCGGCGGCGCGATCTTCCCGATGTTCGCCGCCCTCACCGCCGACTACTTCGGTGAGAACAACAACGCGTCCAACTACGGCATGGTCTACAGCGCCAAGCTCGTCTCCGGCCTGGGCGCCGGCATGGGTGCCGTGGTCGTCGGTGCCTGGGGGCACTCCGGTGCCTTCATCCTGGCCGGCTCCATCTCCCTCTTCGCCGGCTGCGTGGCGCTGTTCCTCACCCCGCCGGGACGCGACAAGGAAACGCGCCGCATCTCCCCCAACCCCCAACCGCTCGGCGAGGACACAGCCTGA
- a CDS encoding acetate--CoA ligase family protein, translating into MAEDRVLRVRSLLQSVRAEGRTALTAPEGKVIADAYGIAVPGEELARDVDEAVAFAARFGGPVVMKIVSPDILHKTDAGGVIVGVEGATDVRAAFHTIIDNARAYDADARISGVQVQELLPQGQEVIVGAVTDPTFGKVVAFGLGGVLVEVLKDVTFRLAPVDADEALSMLDSIRSAEILRGVRGREGVDRWAVAEQIRRVSQLVADFPEIAEVDLNPVIATAEGAVAADIRVILAESQPAPRRKYSRDEILASMSRLMQPNSVAVIGASNEQGKIGNSVMRNLIDGGFAGDIHPVNPKADDILGRKAYKSVTDVPGEVDVAVFAIPAKFVASALEEVGRKKIPNAVLIPSGFAETGEHELQAEIVEIAERHGVRLLGPNIYGYYSTWQDLCATFCTPYDVKGGVALTSQSGGIGMAILGFARTTKTGVSAIVGLGNKSDLDEDDLLTWFGEDPRTDCIAMHLEDLKDGRAFVEAARATVPKKPVVVLKAGRTAAGAKAAGSHTGALAGDDAVYDDILRQAGVIRAPGLNDMLEYARALPVLPAPQGDNVVIITGAGGSGVLLSDAVTDNGLSLMEIPPDLDEAFRKFIPPFGAAGNPVDITGGEPASTYEATIRLGLEDPRIHALVLGYWHTIVTPPMVFAELTARVVAEFRERGIEKPVVASLAGDVEVEEACQYLFERGVVAYPYTTEKPVAVLGAKYRWAREAGRLGGGT; encoded by the coding sequence ATGGCGGAAGACCGGGTCCTGCGGGTGCGGTCCCTCCTGCAGTCCGTGCGGGCCGAGGGACGGACCGCGCTGACCGCGCCCGAGGGCAAGGTGATCGCCGACGCGTACGGGATCGCCGTACCGGGCGAGGAGCTGGCGAGGGACGTCGACGAGGCCGTGGCGTTCGCGGCACGCTTCGGCGGGCCCGTCGTGATGAAGATCGTCTCGCCGGACATCCTGCACAAGACCGACGCCGGCGGAGTGATCGTCGGGGTCGAGGGCGCGACCGACGTACGGGCCGCGTTCCACACGATCATCGACAACGCGCGTGCCTACGACGCCGATGCCCGCATCTCGGGCGTGCAGGTGCAGGAGCTGCTGCCGCAGGGGCAGGAGGTCATCGTCGGCGCGGTCACGGACCCGACGTTCGGGAAAGTTGTCGCCTTCGGGCTCGGCGGGGTCCTCGTCGAGGTCCTGAAGGACGTCACCTTCCGGCTCGCACCGGTGGACGCCGACGAGGCGCTGTCGATGCTGGACTCGATCCGGTCGGCGGAGATCCTGCGCGGGGTGCGCGGCCGGGAGGGCGTGGACCGGTGGGCCGTCGCCGAGCAGATCCGCCGGGTGTCGCAACTCGTCGCGGACTTCCCCGAGATCGCCGAGGTGGACCTCAACCCGGTGATCGCCACGGCCGAGGGGGCCGTCGCGGCCGACATCCGGGTGATCCTCGCCGAGTCGCAGCCCGCGCCGCGCCGGAAGTACTCACGCGACGAGATCCTCGCGTCGATGAGCCGGCTGATGCAGCCGAACTCGGTCGCGGTGATCGGCGCCTCCAACGAGCAGGGCAAGATCGGCAATTCGGTGATGCGCAACCTTATCGACGGGGGTTTCGCCGGGGACATCCATCCGGTGAATCCCAAGGCCGATGACATTCTGGGCCGCAAGGCGTACAAGAGTGTCACGGACGTTCCCGGTGAGGTGGATGTGGCGGTCTTCGCGATCCCCGCCAAGTTCGTGGCCTCGGCCCTGGAGGAGGTGGGACGCAAGAAGATCCCGAACGCCGTGCTGATCCCCTCCGGTTTCGCGGAGACCGGCGAGCACGAACTCCAGGCGGAGATCGTGGAGATCGCCGAGCGGCACGGTGTGCGGCTGCTGGGGCCGAACATCTACGGCTACTACTCGACCTGGCAGGACCTGTGCGCCACGTTCTGCACGCCGTACGACGTCAAGGGCGGGGTGGCGCTGACCTCGCAGTCGGGCGGCATCGGGATGGCCATCCTGGGCTTCGCCCGCACCACCAAGACGGGTGTGTCGGCGATCGTCGGTCTCGGCAACAAGTCGGACCTGGACGAGGACGACCTGCTGACCTGGTTCGGCGAGGATCCGCGCACCGACTGCATCGCGATGCACCTGGAGGACCTCAAGGACGGCCGCGCCTTCGTGGAGGCCGCCCGGGCGACCGTGCCGAAGAAGCCGGTGGTCGTGCTGAAGGCCGGGCGGACGGCGGCGGGTGCCAAGGCGGCCGGTTCGCACACCGGCGCCCTGGCCGGTGACGACGCCGTGTACGACGACATCCTGCGGCAGGCCGGGGTGATCCGGGCGCCGGGCCTGAACGACATGCTGGAGTACGCGCGCGCGTTGCCGGTGCTGCCCGCTCCCCAGGGCGACAACGTCGTGATCATCACCGGGGCCGGAGGCAGTGGCGTACTGCTCTCCGACGCGGTGACGGACAACGGCCTGTCGCTGATGGAGATCCCGCCGGATCTGGACGAGGCGTTCCGGAAGTTCATCCCGCCCTTCGGGGCCGCGGGCAACCCGGTGGACATCACCGGGGGCGAGCCAGCGTCGACGTACGAGGCGACGATCCGGCTGGGACTGGAGGATCCGCGCATCCACGCACTGGTCCTCGGCTACTGGCACACCATCGTCACTCCTCCCATGGTCTTCGCGGAGCTCACCGCGCGCGTGGTGGCCGAGTTCCGGGAGCGCGGGATCGAGAAGCCCGTCGTGGCGTCGCTCGCGGGTGACGTGGAGGTCGAGGAGGCCTGCCAGTACCTCTTCGAGCGCGGGGTCGTGGCGTACCCGTACACGACCGAGAAGCCGGTGGCCGTGCTCGGCGCGAAGTACCGCTGGGCGCGGGAGGCGGGGCGGCTGGGGGGCGGTACATGA
- the frc gene encoding formyl-CoA transferase, which produces MTSPSTKALEGIRVLDMTHVQSGPSATQLLAWLGADVVKLEAPAGDITRKQLRDLPDVDSLYFTMLNCNKRSITLNTKTERGKEILTELIRRSDVMVENFGPGAVDRMGFTWDRIQEINPRIVYASIKGFGEGPYTNFKAYEVVAQAMGGSMSTTGFEDGPPLATGAQIGDSGTGVHAVAGILAALYQRERTGRGQRVNVAMQHAVLNLCRVKLRDQQRLAHGPLAEYPNDDFGDEVPRSGNASGGGQPGWAVKCAPGGPNDYVYVIVQPVGWQPLSELIGRPELAADPEWATPEARLPKLGKMFQLIEEWSSTLPKWEVLERLNAHNIPCGPILSTREIIEDRSLVANEMVVTVPHPERGEFVTVGSPLKLSDSPVDVTSSPLLGEHNEEVYVGELGLGDEEVRLLKSNGVI; this is translated from the coding sequence ATGACTTCTCCGTCCACCAAGGCCCTCGAAGGCATCCGCGTCCTGGACATGACTCACGTCCAGTCCGGGCCGTCGGCGACCCAGCTGCTCGCCTGGCTCGGCGCGGACGTCGTCAAGCTGGAGGCTCCGGCCGGCGACATCACGCGCAAGCAGCTGCGTGACCTCCCGGACGTCGACTCCCTCTACTTCACGATGCTCAACTGCAACAAGCGGAGCATCACCCTCAACACCAAGACCGAGCGCGGCAAGGAGATCCTCACCGAGCTGATCCGGCGCTCCGACGTCATGGTCGAGAACTTCGGCCCGGGCGCGGTGGACCGGATGGGCTTCACCTGGGACCGCATCCAGGAGATCAATCCACGGATCGTCTATGCCTCCATCAAGGGGTTCGGCGAGGGCCCGTACACCAACTTCAAGGCGTACGAGGTCGTCGCGCAGGCCATGGGCGGGTCGATGTCGACCACCGGCTTCGAGGACGGACCGCCGCTGGCGACGGGGGCCCAGATCGGGGACTCGGGGACGGGTGTGCACGCCGTGGCGGGCATCCTCGCCGCGCTCTACCAACGGGAGCGCACCGGGCGCGGGCAGCGGGTCAACGTGGCCATGCAGCACGCCGTACTCAACCTGTGCCGGGTGAAGCTGCGGGATCAGCAGCGTCTGGCACACGGGCCGCTCGCTGAATATCCCAACGACGACTTCGGCGACGAGGTTCCCAGGTCCGGAAACGCGTCCGGCGGCGGCCAGCCCGGCTGGGCGGTCAAGTGCGCGCCGGGCGGCCCGAACGACTACGTGTACGTCATCGTGCAGCCCGTCGGCTGGCAGCCGCTCAGCGAGCTGATCGGCCGGCCCGAGCTGGCCGCCGACCCCGAGTGGGCGACGCCCGAGGCGCGGCTGCCCAAGCTGGGCAAGATGTTCCAGCTGATCGAGGAGTGGTCCTCGACGCTGCCCAAGTGGGAGGTGCTGGAGCGGCTCAACGCGCACAACATCCCGTGCGGGCCGATCCTGTCCACCCGGGAGATCATCGAGGACCGTTCGCTGGTCGCCAACGAGATGGTCGTCACCGTCCCGCACCCCGAGCGCGGCGAGTTCGTGACCGTGGGCAGCCCGCTCAAGCTGTCCGACTCCCCCGTCGACGTCACCAGTTCGCCCCTGCTCGGCGAACACAACGAAGAGGTCTACGTCGGCGAACTCGGCCTCGGTGACGAGGAAGTGCGCCTGCTCAAGTCGAACGGAGTGATCTGA
- a CDS encoding thiamine pyrophosphate-binding protein: MPDDTQDLISGGHLVAKALKAEGVDRIYTLCGGHIIDIYDGCVDEGIEVVDVRHEQVAAHAADGYARITGKPGCAVVTAGPGTTDAVTGVANAFRAESPMLLIGGQGALTQHKMGSLQDLPHVDMMNPITKFAATVPDTARAADMVSMAFRECFHGAPGPSFLEIPRDVLDAKVPASKARVPQEGAYRASTRSAGDPEAIEKLADLLVHAEKPAILLGSQVWTTRGTESAIELVRTLNIPAYMNGAGRGTLPPGDPHHFQLSRRYAFSGADVIVIVGTPFDFRMGYGKRLSPDATVVQIDLDYRTVGKNRDIDLGIVGDAGLVLKSVTEAVSGRINGGASKRKEWLDELRAAEQTALEKRLPNLRSDASPIHPYRLVSEINDFLTEDSIYIGDGGDIVTFSGQVVQPKSPGHWMDPGPLGTLGVGVPFVLAAKQARPDKEVVALFGDGAFSLTGWDFETLVRYDLPFVGIVGNNSSMNQIRYGQAAKYGKERERIGNTLGDVRYDEFARMLGGHGEEVRDPADIGPALRRARESGKPSLINVWVDPDAYAPGTMNQTMYK, from the coding sequence ATGCCCGACGACACCCAGGACTTGATTTCCGGTGGTCATCTCGTAGCCAAGGCGCTGAAGGCCGAGGGGGTCGACCGCATCTACACCCTGTGCGGCGGCCACATCATCGACATCTACGACGGCTGCGTCGACGAGGGCATCGAGGTCGTCGACGTACGCCACGAGCAGGTCGCCGCCCACGCCGCCGACGGTTACGCCCGCATCACCGGCAAGCCCGGCTGCGCGGTGGTCACCGCGGGCCCGGGGACGACCGATGCCGTCACCGGTGTGGCCAACGCCTTCCGCGCCGAGTCCCCGATGCTGCTGATCGGCGGTCAGGGGGCCCTCACCCAGCACAAGATGGGGTCCCTCCAGGACCTGCCGCACGTCGACATGATGAACCCCATCACCAAGTTCGCGGCGACCGTGCCCGACACGGCGCGCGCTGCGGACATGGTGTCCATGGCGTTCCGCGAGTGCTTCCACGGCGCGCCCGGCCCCTCCTTCCTGGAGATCCCGCGCGATGTGCTGGACGCCAAGGTGCCCGCGTCCAAGGCGCGCGTGCCGCAGGAGGGCGCCTACCGCGCCTCGACCCGCTCGGCCGGCGACCCCGAGGCGATCGAGAAGCTCGCCGACCTGCTGGTGCACGCCGAGAAGCCGGCCATCCTGCTCGGCAGCCAGGTCTGGACGACCCGGGGCACCGAGTCGGCCATCGAGCTCGTCAGGACCCTCAACATCCCCGCCTACATGAACGGCGCGGGACGCGGCACCCTCCCGCCCGGCGATCCGCACCACTTCCAGCTCTCACGCCGGTACGCCTTCTCAGGCGCCGACGTCATCGTCATCGTCGGGACCCCCTTCGACTTCCGCATGGGCTACGGCAAGCGGCTGTCCCCCGACGCGACCGTCGTGCAGATCGATCTCGACTACCGCACCGTAGGCAAGAACCGCGACATCGACCTCGGCATCGTGGGCGACGCCGGGCTGGTGCTGAAGTCCGTGACCGAGGCCGTTTCCGGGCGCATCAACGGCGGTGCGTCCAAGCGCAAGGAGTGGCTGGACGAACTGCGGGCAGCCGAGCAGACCGCTCTGGAGAAGCGGCTGCCGAACCTGAGGTCCGACGCCTCGCCCATCCACCCCTACCGCCTGGTCAGCGAGATCAACGACTTCCTCACCGAGGACTCCATCTACATCGGCGACGGCGGCGACATCGTCACCTTCTCCGGGCAGGTCGTGCAGCCCAAGTCGCCCGGGCACTGGATGGACCCCGGCCCCCTCGGCACGCTCGGCGTCGGCGTCCCCTTCGTGCTCGCGGCCAAGCAGGCGCGGCCCGACAAGGAGGTCGTCGCGCTCTTCGGCGACGGCGCGTTCTCCCTGACCGGCTGGGACTTCGAGACCCTCGTCCGCTACGACCTCCCGTTCGTCGGCATCGTCGGCAACAACTCCTCCATGAACCAGATCCGCTACGGCCAGGCCGCCAAGTACGGCAAGGAACGCGAGCGGATCGGCAACACCCTCGGCGACGTCCGCTACGACGAGTTCGCCCGGATGCTGGGCGGCCACGGCGAGGAGGTCCGCGACCCCGCCGACATCGGCCCGGCCCTGCGGCGCGCCCGCGAGTCCGGCAAGCCGTCGCTGATCAACGTCTGGGTGGACCCGGACGCGTACGCCCCCGGAACCATGAACCAGACCATGTACAAGTGA
- the sucC gene encoding ADP-forming succinate--CoA ligase subunit beta translates to MDLYEHQARELFEEHGILVPRAKVTDSPEEAREIARRLGGRVVVKAQVKTGGRGKAGGVKLAADPAAAELTARQILGMDIKGHTVGKVMLAQPVDIENEFYVSYVLDRAAGRFLAIASAEGGMEIEEVAATRPEAVARIPVDPAEGVTSARATEIADAAGLPPQTVDVLVRLWEVLVREDAVLVEVNPLVRTKEGRVLALDGKVTLDDNARFRQARWGADDAEHDDPLEAAAAAKGLNYVKLDGEVGIIGNGAGLVMSTLDVVAGCGARPANFLDIGGGASAQVMADGLSVILSDPAVKSVFVNVFGGITACDAVADGIVRALETVRLTKPLVVRLDGNNATRGRAVLDEHAHPLVQQVTTMDGAAARAAELATTA, encoded by the coding sequence ATGGACCTGTACGAACACCAGGCAAGGGAACTCTTCGAAGAACACGGCATCTTGGTGCCACGGGCCAAAGTGACCGACTCGCCCGAGGAAGCGCGTGAGATCGCACGCCGGCTCGGTGGCCGGGTCGTGGTGAAAGCCCAGGTGAAGACCGGTGGGCGCGGCAAGGCCGGCGGTGTGAAACTGGCCGCCGACCCGGCCGCGGCAGAGCTGACCGCACGCCAGATCCTCGGCATGGACATCAAGGGCCACACGGTCGGCAAGGTCATGCTGGCCCAACCCGTGGACATCGAGAACGAGTTCTACGTCTCCTACGTGCTCGACCGTGCGGCCGGCCGCTTCCTCGCGATCGCCTCGGCCGAGGGCGGCATGGAGATCGAGGAGGTCGCCGCCACCAGGCCGGAGGCGGTCGCGCGCATCCCCGTCGACCCGGCCGAGGGCGTGACCTCGGCCAGGGCCACCGAGATCGCCGACGCGGCCGGGCTGCCACCACAGACCGTCGACGTCCTCGTGCGCCTGTGGGAGGTCCTGGTCCGCGAGGACGCCGTCCTCGTCGAGGTCAACCCGCTCGTCCGCACGAAGGAGGGCCGCGTCCTGGCTCTCGACGGCAAGGTCACCCTCGACGACAACGCCCGCTTCCGGCAGGCGCGCTGGGGTGCGGACGACGCCGAGCACGACGACCCGCTCGAAGCGGCCGCCGCCGCCAAGGGCCTCAACTACGTCAAGCTGGACGGCGAAGTCGGCATCATCGGCAACGGCGCGGGGCTCGTCATGTCGACGCTCGACGTGGTCGCGGGATGCGGTGCGCGACCCGCCAACTTCCTCGACATCGGCGGTGGAGCGAGCGCCCAGGTCATGGCGGACGGACTGTCGGTCATCCTCTCCGACCCGGCCGTGAAGTCCGTCTTCGTCAACGTCTTCGGCGGCATCACCGCCTGCGACGCGGTCGCCGACGGCATCGTGCGGGCCCTGGAGACCGTCCGGTTGACCAAACCGCTCGTCGTGCGCCTCGACGGCAACAACGCGACCCGGGGCCGGGCCGTCCTCGACGAGCACGCGCACCCGCTGGTCCAGCAGGTCACCACCATGGACGGCGCCGCCGCCCGTGCCGCCGAACTCGCCACCACGGCCTGA